Genomic segment of Panicum virgatum strain AP13 chromosome 2K, P.virgatum_v5, whole genome shotgun sequence:
AGCATACTATGGTGTTTGAACAACAGAATGTCGACAGGTCACATCTAGAAGTCAGTAGTGCCAACAAGATTAATCAAGCACTACATGATGGCAGCATCCAGGAAAATAATGCGGTTAATGGTGGGCCTAATGCACGGATTGCTCCAAGTTCACAACCCTGCAACATAGCCTTTCATGATAAAATTTCAGAAGCTGATTATTTATCTGAGAATACTGGAAAGAACAGAAGTGATGTTCAGAAATGTGGTTGCAGTGCGTCTGTTCCAAGCTCTGCTCAGGATGGAGACGGAAAAGGTGCAACGAAGATACCGAACAAGGAAACTTTTGGGGATACCTCTGTAGAAGTATCTGTCCCTTGCTCAGATTATAGTTTACgtggcactgctgctgctggtcttCTGGCAATGACTGACAAAATGCCTTTCCATACCAAGGATCAAGACATTAATGATTCTCTTGGGGACTTGTCACAACAAGATTTGTGCATAAAATGTGGCAAAGATGGTCAGTTGCTGAAATGCAGCAGCTGTTTGTTAACTGCTCATGATAGCTGTTTTGGTTCATCAGCAACATTTGAAGATACTGGACTATTCTACTGCCCAGTATGCTTCTATACAAAAGCCACTGAAGCATATAAAAATGCAAAGAAAACATATTGTGAAGCTAGGAAAAACCTAGCTGCTTTCCTTGGCACAACACATTTGGTCAAGCAACATGATGAGCAACCAACTGGAGCTCTGCCAGGAGCTGCCAACAGAAAGGGACATTCAAATGAGTGTGACTCGCCAACAAGGAAAAATATCGATCAAAATGAAGCAGATAACCTTACTCATCAGGATGAAGAGCCTTATCAACAGAGGAAGAAGCAGAAAATAAATGCTACAGGTAATGGTTATCCTGAACAGGTAGTTACTGAGAAGGTTCCTTTTCCGAGTTCTGATGTTGCACCCGTGAATAAACATACCGTTCTCAAGAATAATAGTAGCAAGAGAGTCCAGGGTGCAGATAAACAGCAGCAGGTGGAAAGCAAAGAAgctggcaatgataattcctcCCATGAAACAAGAAGTTTATCTCAGAAAAAATGTGGTCCTCCTGCAAATGAGGAAGTTGAGGCTGACAGGGAGGATGGTCTTGCAAATTCTCACCAACCTGATGATACTGATAAATTAGAAGCCACATCTTCAAATGACTCTGGCAATAGATCATCCCCACCTTGGCGTAACCTGAGACACAGCAAAGCAAGATTACATGCGGAGGAGACAATGGCATCAAGTAGCTATAGAAAAACTGCACAGAAGGATCAGCACATGCCATCTTCATTGAGACAAAGAAATTATGCATATCAACAGAAGCGTTAGTAAGTGTTATCACTACCATTTCTTTCTCTGACTTTATTCTCACTTGCTTTTTCATATAGCCAAAAGCCTAAATTATTTAGTTGTTCTTTGGATTAACTAAACATTACTGAGGTCTGTTAGAATCATATTGAGAGTGTGGGTTTATATATGCTATATCTAAAACTTCTACTGCAGATGCCAGTGTGCTGGCATGTGTTGAGTCCGAATGttctcttgtttttcttttttttcttatggTAATGTTATTGTGTTCTTGCTCAAACTTTTTCCACTATTTTCTAAGCCCAATATCATGGATAATATAATGCCCATTAGCTTGAGTTTGAGTAGGGGTGCAAAGAgatgacccttaggtgcacctccaaccctctttagtttaaaattttgtactacttctcTAAAATAGGATCCCACTTtgagaaatagtacaaaattttgaactaaggagggttggaggtgcacctaaaggTCATCAAGTTGCACCCCTAAGTTTGAGCTTTAAAGATCTGAAGTTTTTGAAGAGAACATTAACCATGCCATGCTGATTGTATGATGGAAAGTGGACCTCATTTTTCAGCATAAATGTAAATTCAGATGGAGTTTTGTTTATCAATGGTCATTCTGTTATGTTGCAATACATACTATTGTAACAAtggtatttttttataaaaaaaaaactcgaccgggcgggggaaagaccgcccctgCGGCTTTCAACTAAGAAGAGGCCAGTTTGACCCCAgccgagaaaacccccgaaagcCGGCTCTTTCCGGCCTTGGCCTGGCGGCACCTTGGCCCTGGGCCGGGTCCGTAACCTTCATGGGCCGGGTCCGTAGCCCAAGAGCCGTGTCGCACAGCCAAGCTTAATGGGGGCACAGCGAGGGGGCTTTTTCCCCACGGGCGGGGTAAATCCGCCCCAGtaggggttcgaaccccccacCTGTGGGGTGCCGCCGGTTGCTTCGCACCAACTGGGCTAACAACCTTAGGCAACAATGGTATTTAACATAGTGTTGAATGATCACACGGTTTCACACTCTGTTGTGTGTTGATAGCcatgataaattattatgtaCCAGCTTTGGCTTTAGAAAGGAGACTGAATGGTAAAATTTGTCCCAGCTTTCTTAAGAGACCACTATCTTCCTTTTTCATATATTCAGATGTTCTATTATTGTGGCTTTGTGGGACATTTCATTTTTGGAAAATTTACCATTTTATGGTGTCAATGTATGCTATTCCAAGAACTAAACATATCTATTCGCAGTTCCAATCCTGTTGTACCAAGTGGAAGGCGTTCAAAGCTCTGTTggacagaagaagaagaagcagctcTGAAGGTAATCATACTTGGCTGTAAATTTTCACTGCCGAATCCTTGCATCATCTCCTGAGCTGGGTGTTCTATGGTTAGACGCGCAATAATTGTAGATATTTGTACTTCTCACTGCTGCTAATCCAGGAAGCAATGGCAAAATTCACCCCACAGGATGACACGCCAATTCCATGGGTTCAGATACTAGAGTACGGTAGGGATGTGTTCCACAGGACGCGCCTCCCATCTGACTTGAGAGTCAAGTGGAGGAACATGAAGAAGAGAGCAGGCTATTGATTCTGGCAATCTCACATATGCAGCCATTGTTTCATATTAGGTTACGGACCCCCGTTTTGTCTCTTTGAGCCCATCCGTTGCCATACCTCGGAACAGTGTATTAAATACTGCGGGTGCTAACTCCTCAGTGTGAGCAGGAATGGGAAGTTCTAGTGGCAGCAATGTTGGTGTTTGGTAAGATTTAGCATATGTAGATGCGCAATCGCACAGCAGGAATGGAATGTTCTCTGTTGTGCGGCATTTTGCTCCCGTTTCCCAAGCCATACCTGGCAGAAATTACCAGGTTAttgtaaaaagaaagaaatgttTATCCTTGACTGAAGAGCTGAAGCGGCCAGCACTGTCTCTCTGCTTTCTGAGTAGAATCCTTCTGCACTTGATGTACATTCATTCTTTGGTAATGACTCAATCCATGTGTtctaaaaaataggaaaattttATTATTTCTTTGACAATATCTTCACATGTTGAAtctaaaaggaaaaaatattacCTTTGTGCAGCCAAGTGATTTGGGGGAGAGGGGGGGCCGGGGGGTGGGGGTTGCCTTCAGGCAGATGGCAAAAACAAAAGGGTTCAGCACAACAAAATGAACCATTTCTGGGATCTCTTGCTCAGGTGAGTCAACTTGATCAATTTGAACGGACGTATagaataaattttgatcgtcTGAGATATTCAAGATAGCTGTGTATATAAAATGGTCCAGAATGAGATGCGACCTAAATCATCACAGCATGGGTGGCCCAAGAACAAGAAGTCTGTGTTAGGTGAGTGTTGGCTATGGTAGGCAGAGTCGATGCAGCCGAAAATATTTGGGCCAATTCCCTCAATGCCATTAAAATTTTAGCTAATCCCTTGATTGCCattggccccacatgtcagacacaaaaaaatcccttcaatgtcaTTTAGTGGCATTCAAGGGATTGGCGAAAATTTCAATGGCATTCAGGGAATTAACTCAAAATATTTCAGTTAATACTGCAACAAATAGGCGCCGGCGGCTAGAATAGTACTGGGAGGAAGGCTTGCTCTGTTTACAGACTGTTCAAATGGAAATAGTATCATCCCAGGATTGGtttgtttggactttggaggcAGCCTACAGATTTTGGGTATGAACCACCAGCTAGGATTTTAGCCAAGACAGGTGGTTGATACGCCTAAGCTGTATGCGAGGTCAAAGCACAACTGGTAAAGCTGTACTGTATCTGATAGGCTGTACTGTATCTGATAGAGGTGGCCTGGTCTATGCATTAGCAATTGTATTTTCAGGGAAACCTGGAAAACATTTACAGCAAGATTGCAGTGCAGCAGTAACTGCTAGATGGTGCAGATCTTTTCAATGGTTTTAAACTTGGCTGATGAGGTTCTGTGGCTGAGTATAAGAGAGAACAACTACTTGATGTCTTGATCGGTGAGGTTCCTCGCTGTTGGCAACGAAGATGGAGGTACTGTAAAGAAGAAGAGTAAAACCGAGAAGGGACCCCGGCCGCCCGTGTACCAGCGCTGGCCCATGCTAGTTGCTGATACTGCTACAGCTACAGGCAGTAAAAGTAGAGGACGGTGGGTCGGTGGCGAGACGGAGCAGTAAATAGTGAATAAATGGAGCCGGCGCTGAAAAGATGGGACGGAGCGGCGGGTGGACCAACGGTTAAACGCCGTAGCAGGCGCCAGACCAGCAGGGGACCAGAGGCATCCCCCCACAACGGTCAGCGtgctctctcttcctctctccacACGCacacggcgggcgcggcgcggggacTCTCCGCTGTCCAACCAATTTTCGCCGCCTCTTTTCTTTGCTTGGATTATTTTTTGAGAAACCCGGATTATATTTACTTAAacgaaagaaaaataaagtacATCCACGCCCTTACAAGATACTCCCAGTCTGTCACGTCGCCGACGATGGAAACTGCCGCCCGTGAAGCCGACCGTTTTGCTGACGAAGAATAGTAGAGAATTTCAGCGGCACCATAAACAGAACATCAGGGAGACTGACATGTTTTTTGAGCACTGAACGAACAGGCCAATCGAGATGACCAGAGGCCATCACCTCGCCGACGAACTAAGGCATCTGGCGCCTCAATCACCAACAACCCCGGCTCCCCGACGAGATTTCCAGAAGGGAAAATAAACCACCAAAAGTAGTGGTACACAAATCCCAACCCGACTTATTAGCAAGTTGGTAGGCAAACCTTCCAAATCTGCCAATGTAGACTTGGAAGGGATAATACCTTCCAAAATCTTCACCGGAGGGGCCAGCCTCCGACGCCACTACCGGCGAAGAAAAGAAAGGGACAAAAGGTGGACTCAACCAGATCCACAGGTACCAGAACTCCAAATCCGGCGAGCTCGAAGTCTTTACTGGTGCCGTCGCCGCCCCCGAAGTCGGGGAAGCCGCCGTAGATGTCGGAGTCGTCCTCCGCACGCCCACGTCGTCGCCCGCTGGAGACGCCCCGAAGTCGGGGAAGCCGTCGTAGATGTCGGAGTCGTCCTCCGCACGCCCACGTCGTCGCCCGCTGGAGACGGAGcccaggaagaagaaccccTGCCTCACCGCCCAGGACGAGCACGCCGCCGTCCCAGAaggcgcgcgccgcgcggcacCCCGACACGGCCACCTACCCAGCCACAATAGCCACCCGGCCCCGTCCGTCGCGTAGCACCTGTGCACCACGGACGAACGCGGCTTCAAGCCAGAGGCGGGTGACGCTTGGGCCGAGCACGGccaccgagccgccgccgcagcgccggagCACGCCCCCGAGGACAGCCAGGACAACGCTGCCGAAGACGACAGTGAACAGGAGGGCGAGAAGAACCCTAACTTAATTAACCAAAGCCTAATAAGTACGGGTATATACAAATCCTCCGTCGATTCAACCAGCCCCCTCGTCctccgacgccggcgagggcgccAGAGGCAAGGGCGACGGCGAATCGA
This window contains:
- the LOC120664275 gene encoding uncharacterized protein LOC120664275 isoform X3, which produces MPFCTSAPQTPPPPAMPPLSASATATRFAAHWVADALAGDETLEFSVLKALVGASPESLAGAPEATRERVALRCLEEVSAVVAAGGDAAGTGKALRVDDDRSCEDLLLQLIGEVGNSGNLEKDLLPPFSQDIQNIICIKKPTLPQTSFELLREVDPDIESMAPSSQLEQNVTTQLDNEQSLSSSNDHVSIEKPRLPTDNGELQQEALVNLVDESDSSIEKDSVAPTSVLHQPCTSDSKCRYPLQEDAIDAASLGPRSQERSRIVEGNISVETVPASASCDAALQGSITEPLSKHVMEYHTTVVQRQSNRETSQSPPHYIDGGRPHDDSTSDLPLKDPRHEEFSVHTTVNPDIDRSSDALPTNASKPEFVTTPDTTMISQPDSSGTHLSTLQNGSGERVNQHLDDVSASIEPVEKDHVYEELTLQAASALLSISCNDDIQGGKSETNHQSGNTTEHTMVFEQQNVDRSHLEVSSANKINQALHDGSIQENNAVNGGPNARIAPSSQPCNIAFHDKISEADYLSENTGKNRSDVQKCGCSASVPSSAQDGDGKGATKIPNKETFGDTSVEVSVPCSDYSLRGTAAAGLLAMTDKMPFHTKDQDINDSLGDLSQQDLCIKCGKDGQLLKCSSCLLTAHDSCFGSSATFEDTGLFYCPVCFYTKATEAYKNAKKTYCEARKNLAAFLGTTHLVKQHDEQPTGALPGAANRKGHSNECDSPTRKNIDQNEADNLTHQDEEPYQQRKKQKINATGNGYPEQVVTEKVPFPSSDVAPVNKHTVLKNNSSKRVQGADKQQQVESKEAGNDNSSHETRSLSQKKCGPPANEEVEADREDGLANSHQPDDTDKLEATSSNDSGNRSSPPWRNLRHSKARLHAEETMASSSYRKTAQKDQHMPSSLRQRNYAYQQKLPILLYQVEGVQSSVGQKKKKQL
- the LOC120664275 gene encoding uncharacterized protein LOC120664275 isoform X2 — translated: MPFCTSAPQTPPPPAMPPLSASATATRFAAHWVADALAGDETLEFSVLKALVGASPESLAGAPEATRERVALRCLEEVSAVVAAGGDAAGTGKALRVDDDRSCEDLLLQLIGEVGNSGNLEKDLLPPFSQDIQNIICIKKPTLPQTSFELLREVDPDIESMAPSSQLEQNVTTQLDNEQSLSSSNDHVSIEKPRLPTDNGELQQEALVNLVDESDSSIEKDSVAPTSVLHQPCTSDSKCRYPLQEDAIDAASLGPRSQERSRIVEGNISVETVPASASCDAALQGSITEPLSKHVMEYHTTVVQRQSNRETSQSPPHYIDGGRPHDDSTSDLPLKDPRHEEFSVHTTVNPDIDRSSDALPTNASKPEFVTTPDTTMISQPDSSGTHLSTLQNGSGERVNQHLDDVSASIEPVEKDHVYEELTLQAASALLSISCNDDIQGGKSETNHQSGNTTEHTMVFEQQNVDRSHLEVSSANKINQALHDGSIQENNAVNGGPNARIAPSSQPCNIAFHDKISEADYLSENTGKNRSDVQKCGCSASVPSSAQDGDGKGATKIPNKETFGDTSVEVSVPCSDYSLRGTAAAGLLAMTDKMPFHTKDQDINDSLGDLSQQDLCIKCGKDGQLLKCSSCLLTAHDSCFGSSATFEDTGLFYCPVCFYTKATEAYKNAKKTYCEARKNLAAFLGTTHLVKQHDEQPTGALPGAANRKGHSNECDSPTRKNIDQNEADNLTHQDEEPYQQRKKQKINATGNGYPEQVVTEKVPFPSSDVAPVNKHTVLKNNSSKRVQGADKQQQVESKEAGNDNSSHETRSLSQKKCGPPANEEVEADREDGLANSHQPDDTDKLEATSSNDSGNRSSPPWRNLRHSKARLHAEETMASSSYRKTAQKDQHMPSSLRQRNYAYQQKRYSNPVVPSGRRSKLCWTEEEEAALKDDTPIPWVQILEYGRDVFHRTRLPSDLRVKWRNMKKRAGY
- the LOC120664275 gene encoding uncharacterized protein LOC120664275 isoform X1, translated to MPFCTSAPQTPPPPAMPPLSASATATRFAAHWVADALAGDETLEFSVLKALVGASPESLAGAPEATRERVALRCLEEVSAVVAAGGDAAGTGKALRVDDDRSCEDLLLQLIGEVGNSGNLEKDLLPPFSQDIQNIICIKKPTLPQTSFELLREVDPDIESMAPSSQLEQNVTTQLDNEQSLSSSNDHVSIEKPRLPTDNGELQQEALVNLVDESDSSIEKDSVAPTSVLHQPCTSDSKCRYPLQEDAIDAASLGPRSQERSRIVEGNISVETVPASASCDAALQGSITEPLSKHVMEYHTTVVQRQSNRETSQSPPHYIDGGRPHDDSTSDLPLKDPRHEEFSVHTTVNPDIDRSSDALPTNASKPEFVTTPDTTMISQPDSSGTHLSTLQNGSGERVNQHLDDVSASIEPVEKDHVYEELTLQAASALLSISCNDDIQGGKSETNHQSGNTTEHTMVFEQQNVDRSHLEVSSANKINQALHDGSIQENNAVNGGPNARIAPSSQPCNIAFHDKISEADYLSENTGKNRSDVQKCGCSASVPSSAQDGDGKGATKIPNKETFGDTSVEVSVPCSDYSLRGTAAAGLLAMTDKMPFHTKDQDINDSLGDLSQQDLCIKCGKDGQLLKCSSCLLTAHDSCFGSSATFEDTGLFYCPVCFYTKATEAYKNAKKTYCEARKNLAAFLGTTHLVKQHDEQPTGALPGAANRKGHSNECDSPTRKNIDQNEADNLTHQDEEPYQQRKKQKINATGNGYPEQVVTEKVPFPSSDVAPVNKHTVLKNNSSKRVQGADKQQQVESKEAGNDNSSHETRSLSQKKCGPPANEEVEADREDGLANSHQPDDTDKLEATSSNDSGNRSSPPWRNLRHSKARLHAEETMASSSYRKTAQKDQHMPSSLRQRNYAYQQKRYSNPVVPSGRRSKLCWTEEEEAALKEAMAKFTPQDDTPIPWVQILEYGRDVFHRTRLPSDLRVKWRNMKKRAGY
- the LOC120664275 gene encoding uncharacterized protein LOC120664275 isoform X4 — protein: MAPSSQLEQNVTTQLDNEQSLSSSNDHVSIEKPRLPTDNGELQQEALVNLVDESDSSIEKDSVAPTSVLHQPCTSDSKCRYPLQEDAIDAASLGPRSQERSRIVEGNISVETVPASASCDAALQGSITEPLSKHVMEYHTTVVQRQSNRETSQSPPHYIDGGRPHDDSTSDLPLKDPRHEEFSVHTTVNPDIDRSSDALPTNASKPEFVTTPDTTMISQPDSSGTHLSTLQNGSGERVNQHLDDVSASIEPVEKDHVYEELTLQAASALLSISCNDDIQGGKSETNHQSGNTTEHTMVFEQQNVDRSHLEVSSANKINQALHDGSIQENNAVNGGPNARIAPSSQPCNIAFHDKISEADYLSENTGKNRSDVQKCGCSASVPSSAQDGDGKGATKIPNKETFGDTSVEVSVPCSDYSLRGTAAAGLLAMTDKMPFHTKDQDINDSLGDLSQQDLCIKCGKDGQLLKCSSCLLTAHDSCFGSSATFEDTGLFYCPVCFYTKATEAYKNAKKTYCEARKNLAAFLGTTHLVKQHDEQPTGALPGAANRKGHSNECDSPTRKNIDQNEADNLTHQDEEPYQQRKKQKINATGNGYPEQVVTEKVPFPSSDVAPVNKHTVLKNNSSKRVQGADKQQQVESKEAGNDNSSHETRSLSQKKCGPPANEEVEADREDGLANSHQPDDTDKLEATSSNDSGNRSSPPWRNLRHSKARLHAEETMASSSYRKTAQKDQHMPSSLRQRNYAYQQKRYSNPVVPSGRRSKLCWTEEEEAALKEAMAKFTPQDDTPIPWVQILEYGRDVFHRTRLPSDLRVKWRNMKKRAGY